In Candidatus Lernaella stagnicola, the following proteins share a genomic window:
- the tdh gene encoding L-threonine 3-dehydrogenase: MNETMKAIIKVRPEPGGLEMRDVPVPTPGDNEALICIKKVAICGTDLHIYNWDAWSQHRLKLPRIIGHEFAGEIVAVGSNVKRFKVGDYVSGEGHLFCGVCQMCRTGQAHICENWLGLGYDCDGAFAQYVALPETNLWLNDASVAPEVAAIQDPLGNAVHAVFAADCVTKKVVVFGCGPVGLLAVAVLHAIGAAQVIALDRHNEYRMNLAREVGATHVLDVAAVDDVPAAIRKITGGKGADVVIEIAGTAPAVRAAVQSVHPGGDLILLGLPSEPVSFDVSEEIVFKAIRIHGICGRKIYDTWYRMAGLLKNTNIMLDKIITHHFPFDDYEKGFELMRAGNCGKVILEL; encoded by the coding sequence ATGAACGAAACCATGAAAGCCATCATCAAGGTGCGGCCGGAGCCGGGTGGCCTGGAAATGCGCGACGTTCCGGTTCCCACCCCCGGCGACAACGAAGCACTGATCTGTATCAAGAAAGTCGCCATCTGCGGCACCGACCTGCACATCTACAACTGGGATGCATGGAGCCAACACCGGCTCAAGCTGCCCCGCATCATCGGCCACGAGTTCGCCGGCGAAATCGTCGCCGTGGGCAGCAACGTCAAGCGTTTCAAGGTGGGCGATTACGTTTCCGGCGAAGGCCACCTGTTTTGCGGCGTATGCCAGATGTGCCGCACCGGACAGGCCCACATCTGCGAGAATTGGCTTGGCCTCGGGTACGATTGCGACGGCGCGTTCGCCCAATACGTCGCGTTGCCCGAGACGAACCTCTGGCTCAACGACGCCTCCGTCGCCCCCGAAGTCGCGGCGATTCAAGACCCGCTGGGCAACGCCGTCCACGCCGTGTTCGCCGCCGATTGCGTCACCAAGAAAGTCGTCGTGTTCGGTTGCGGGCCCGTCGGTCTACTCGCCGTGGCGGTGCTGCACGCCATCGGCGCGGCGCAGGTCATCGCCCTGGACCGCCACAACGAATACCGCATGAACCTAGCCCGCGAAGTCGGCGCCACGCATGTGCTGGACGTCGCCGCCGTCGACGACGTTCCCGCGGCGATCCGCAAAATCACCGGCGGCAAGGGCGCTGACGTGGTGATCGAAATTGCCGGTACCGCTCCGGCGGTGCGCGCGGCGGTGCAGAGCGTGCATCCGGGCGGCGATCTGATACTGCTTGGTTTGCCCAGCGAGCCGGTCAGCTTCGACGTGTCGGAGGAAATCGTCTTCAAGGCGATTCGTATTCACGGCATCTGCGGGCGGAAAATCTACGACACGTGGTACCGCATGGCCGGACTGCTGAAGAACACCAACATCATGTTGGATAAGATCATCACCCATCACTTCCCCTTCGATGATTACGAAAAGGGGTTCGAACTGATGCGGGCGGGCAACTGCGGCAAAGTCATCCTCGAGCTTTAA
- the rmuC gene encoding DNA recombination protein RmuC, with product MSTEMVVLIAVAGAACLVAAVMIVLWRVQTGRAAEAQSEIEKLTAAHDELEADLRAQTERRVAAETEAARVPHLEAELDARQLKVESLREELSARTTQLNEERKAAAEKFALLQEAEQQLKNAFTALSAEALRKNNESFLQLATQSLQKFQQGAQSDLEKRQQAIDELVKPLKESLTNVDSKLVALDKARAASQSSLTEQLQQLGRQQGELREQTSKLVNALRTPVVRGRWGEIQLRRVVEMAGMVNYCDFVEQESVETDGGRLRPDMIVKLPGGKQVIIDAKVPLEGYLQAIEAPDEETRQAHLQAHARQTREHMKKLGQKSYQDQFESTPEFVVMFLPGESFFNAALEQDPQLIEEGVKNKVIPASPTTLIALLRAVSYGWQQERIARSAREVSELGKELYARIVTFTDHFAKVGNGLTNALNNYNAAVGSLESRVLVSARRFKELGVPGTGDDLIVPQVDAQARRLAIAEGEQQPAADPEPDNETEQ from the coding sequence ATGAGCACCGAAATGGTCGTCCTAATCGCCGTCGCCGGCGCGGCATGCCTTGTCGCGGCGGTGATGATTGTCCTGTGGCGCGTCCAGACCGGGCGGGCCGCTGAAGCGCAAAGCGAAATCGAGAAACTCACCGCCGCCCACGATGAACTCGAGGCGGATTTGCGCGCTCAAACCGAGCGGCGCGTCGCCGCGGAGACTGAGGCCGCCCGCGTTCCCCATCTGGAAGCCGAACTCGACGCCCGCCAACTCAAAGTCGAATCGCTTCGGGAGGAACTCAGCGCGCGGACCACGCAACTTAACGAAGAACGAAAAGCCGCCGCCGAAAAATTCGCCTTGCTGCAAGAGGCCGAACAACAACTCAAGAACGCTTTCACCGCCTTGAGCGCCGAGGCGCTGCGCAAAAACAACGAGAGCTTTCTGCAACTGGCCACGCAAAGCCTGCAGAAGTTCCAGCAGGGCGCGCAAAGCGATTTGGAAAAACGCCAGCAAGCCATCGACGAACTCGTCAAACCGCTCAAGGAATCGCTGACCAACGTGGACAGCAAGCTCGTCGCGCTGGACAAGGCGCGAGCCGCGTCGCAATCGTCGCTTACCGAACAGTTGCAGCAACTCGGCCGCCAGCAGGGGGAATTGCGGGAGCAGACCAGCAAGCTGGTAAACGCGCTGCGAACGCCCGTCGTGCGCGGGCGGTGGGGCGAAATCCAACTGCGTCGCGTGGTCGAAATGGCCGGCATGGTCAACTACTGCGATTTTGTCGAACAGGAATCGGTCGAGACCGATGGCGGAAGGTTGCGCCCCGACATGATCGTCAAGCTGCCCGGCGGCAAACAGGTGATCATCGATGCCAAAGTGCCACTGGAGGGCTATTTGCAGGCGATCGAAGCACCCGACGAGGAAACGCGTCAGGCCCACCTGCAGGCGCACGCGCGGCAGACGCGCGAGCACATGAAAAAGCTTGGGCAGAAATCCTACCAGGATCAGTTCGAGTCCACGCCCGAGTTCGTCGTCATGTTTTTGCCGGGCGAATCCTTTTTCAACGCCGCCCTCGAGCAGGACCCGCAACTCATCGAGGAAGGCGTCAAGAACAAGGTCATCCCCGCTTCGCCCACTACGCTTATCGCCTTGCTGCGCGCCGTGTCGTACGGTTGGCAGCAGGAACGAATCGCCCGCAGCGCCCGCGAGGTCAGCGAGTTGGGCAAAGAACTCTACGCGCGCATCGTCACGTTTACCGACCACTTCGCCAAGGTCGGCAACGGTCTAACCAACGCCTTGAACAACTACAACGCGGCCGTCGGCTCGCTGGAAAGCCGCGTGCTGGTTTCGGCCCGCCGCTTCAAGGAATTGGGCGTGCCGGGCACCGGCGACGACTTGATCGTGCCGCAGGTGGACGCTCAGGCGCGCCGCTTGGCGATCGCCGAAGGTGAACAGCAGCCGGCGGCGGACCCCGAACCGGATAACGAAACCGAACAATGA
- a CDS encoding methyltransferase domain-containing protein, with protein MQLAEAKRAEIAYRRDHYWNAGQAAERLRLLLPERRAFFTPLALAGRLKPPVLEIGAEFGLNSMILENDFGLTTVSLDLSRRSLQASTIVARVLGMDAPTPLVAADAERLPFQQASFGTVILWGTLAHFADPTTLLAEAGRVLAEDGTLVVADTPIRRRLQWPIWRAPKVEHVYGWRRWLLKLGILPFVARIGGKEEVEQGVVLHEWSPEDFEALFTGYQNRRVMYRPLWPSGGLTAGPLARALWSGRDLVDQFGGIAAATMTKPMPLRRVGRDHWVAKKHPRHDRMALRGFSGAFMCEGVPLTATDESVSLPPSTVGRSTIVLQIPRDFMRIDFWDSNDETELTSHFPAQPPRIDPLASLACPECVQFTDRCVFGFCNTECIAACPHDALEPTHASLPVKTSCDGCGACLRACPYGGLDRPPIREDRCVECRHEIVANDYIVEARPRHLRESLDLANLERVVLF; from the coding sequence ATGCAACTCGCGGAAGCCAAACGCGCTGAAATCGCCTACCGCCGAGACCATTACTGGAACGCGGGCCAGGCCGCTGAACGCTTGCGCCTTCTGCTGCCCGAACGGCGCGCCTTTTTTACTCCGCTCGCATTAGCCGGACGCTTGAAACCGCCGGTGCTGGAGATCGGCGCGGAGTTCGGCCTCAACTCCATGATCCTGGAAAACGATTTCGGGCTGACGACCGTGAGTCTCGATTTGTCCCGTCGCTCATTGCAGGCTTCCACAATCGTCGCCCGCGTCTTGGGTATGGATGCGCCCACGCCTTTAGTGGCCGCCGACGCCGAGCGCCTGCCGTTTCAGCAGGCCTCGTTCGGCACCGTCATCCTTTGGGGCACGCTTGCCCATTTTGCCGACCCGACTACCTTGCTGGCTGAAGCCGGCCGTGTCTTGGCCGAGGACGGCACGCTCGTCGTGGCCGACACACCGATACGACGGCGATTGCAATGGCCGATTTGGCGAGCCCCCAAAGTGGAGCACGTGTACGGTTGGCGGCGGTGGCTGCTCAAACTGGGTATCCTACCGTTCGTGGCGCGCATCGGCGGCAAAGAGGAAGTCGAGCAGGGTGTCGTCCTTCACGAATGGTCGCCGGAGGATTTCGAAGCGCTGTTCACCGGCTATCAAAACCGCCGCGTCATGTACCGGCCGCTTTGGCCGAGCGGCGGACTCACCGCCGGACCGTTAGCGCGGGCGTTGTGGTCCGGACGCGATTTAGTCGATCAATTCGGCGGCATCGCGGCGGCGACAATGACCAAACCCATGCCCCTGCGCCGGGTAGGGCGGGACCACTGGGTCGCCAAGAAACATCCGCGTCACGATCGCATGGCTCTGCGCGGCTTTTCCGGCGCGTTCATGTGCGAAGGAGTGCCGCTGACCGCCACCGATGAATCCGTGTCGCTGCCCCCCTCGACGGTGGGGCGATCGACAATCGTGTTGCAGATCCCCCGCGATTTCATGCGCATCGATTTCTGGGACAGCAACGACGAAACAGAGTTGACGAGTCACTTCCCGGCCCAGCCGCCCCGCATCGATCCCTTGGCGTCGCTGGCTTGTCCGGAGTGTGTGCAATTCACCGACCGTTGTGTTTTCGGCTTCTGCAATACTGAATGCATCGCCGCTTGTCCTCACGACGCCCTGGAACCGACGCACGCCAGCTTACCGGTTAAAACATCCTGCGACGGTTGCGGTGCCTGCTTGCGGGCTTGCCCTTACGGCGGTCTCGATCGCCCGCCGATTCGCGAGGATCGTTGCGTGGAATGCCGTCATGAAATTGTGGCGAACGACTACATTGTCGAAGCGCGGCCGCGTCACCTGCGTGAGAGTCTGGATCTGGCGAACCTGGAACGCGTGGTACTTTTTTGA
- a CDS encoding FAD-dependent oxidoreductase, which produces MLHLLMEPIDMGPIHVPNRILMPAMHLNYTMGGEVSDQLVNFYRARAVGGAGMIIIGGCSIDNIGGGPFLIGLYDDRFLPGLERFVKEVGKDVDTKLGVQLYHAGRYSFSWYTQEQPIAPSALASRYNREIPREMTKEDIETVQQAFADAAARAAKAGFHAVEIVGSAGYLVSQFLSPASNQRTDEYGGPLENRARFGVEVIRRVREAVGDDVAVLIRVAGHDFVPGGHTNRESALATQIFVEAGVDAVNVTGGWHESRVPQITMGVPEGAYTYLAAGIKRAVNVPVIASNRLGDPMLAAQVLANGDADMIAMGRPLIADPELPMKVKAGTVDDVRPCIACNQGCFDHVFGGAPVQCVLNAQAGYEAERLIGKAETPKRVVVVGAGPAGIEAARVAAMRGHQVTVMEKSDVIGGALWYAAASPGRHDFFRYVQYMENELDNYDIELWLGVEATLEKVQAEEPDIVIVAAGAEPIIPGIVKRATHPNVVLAEQVLAGKAILQGDVVVVGGGAVGAETALQIAHRDTIDPEVAAFLIANEAESLETVRDLLTKPRRKIYVCDLLPKIAQDMGKTTRWTVLQELRNMSVELHTNSEVTAIDEQGVSIKTPDGVEQTLACGTVVVAVGYLQRDDLAKELETAGLDVVLIGDAKKPRKVAEAVHEGFLTALKI; this is translated from the coding sequence ATGCTTCACCTGCTCATGGAACCGATCGACATGGGACCGATTCACGTACCCAATCGGATTTTAATGCCGGCCATGCACCTCAATTACACGATGGGCGGAGAAGTCTCGGACCAACTTGTCAACTTCTACCGGGCGCGTGCCGTCGGCGGTGCCGGGATGATCATTATCGGCGGCTGCTCGATCGACAATATCGGCGGCGGCCCCTTTCTGATCGGCCTTTACGATGACCGCTTCCTGCCGGGGCTCGAACGCTTCGTGAAAGAGGTGGGCAAAGACGTCGACACCAAACTGGGCGTGCAGCTCTACCACGCCGGGCGTTACTCGTTCTCGTGGTATACGCAAGAGCAGCCTATCGCGCCTTCGGCGCTGGCCTCGCGATACAACCGCGAAATACCCCGCGAGATGACCAAGGAAGATATCGAAACCGTTCAGCAAGCGTTCGCCGACGCCGCCGCGCGAGCCGCCAAGGCCGGGTTCCATGCGGTGGAAATCGTGGGCAGCGCCGGGTATCTCGTCTCGCAATTCTTGTCGCCGGCGTCCAACCAACGCACCGACGAATACGGCGGACCCCTGGAAAACCGCGCGCGTTTCGGCGTCGAAGTCATTCGTCGTGTACGCGAGGCCGTGGGTGACGATGTCGCCGTGCTGATTCGCGTTGCCGGTCATGATTTCGTGCCCGGTGGGCATACGAATCGCGAGTCCGCCCTGGCGACGCAGATCTTCGTCGAAGCGGGCGTGGACGCGGTCAACGTGACCGGCGGCTGGCACGAAAGCCGCGTGCCGCAAATCACCATGGGCGTGCCCGAAGGCGCCTACACCTACCTCGCCGCGGGCATCAAGCGAGCAGTGAATGTGCCGGTGATCGCCAGCAACCGCCTGGGCGACCCGATGCTGGCCGCGCAGGTGCTGGCCAACGGCGATGCCGACATGATCGCCATGGGGCGGCCGTTGATCGCCGATCCGGAACTGCCGATGAAAGTAAAAGCCGGGACGGTGGACGATGTGCGCCCGTGCATTGCCTGCAACCAGGGGTGCTTCGATCACGTCTTCGGCGGCGCGCCGGTGCAGTGCGTGCTCAACGCCCAAGCCGGTTACGAAGCCGAACGCCTGATCGGTAAGGCCGAGACGCCCAAGCGTGTCGTCGTGGTCGGCGCGGGACCGGCCGGCATCGAAGCGGCGCGGGTGGCGGCAATGCGCGGCCATCAGGTAACCGTGATGGAAAAGAGCGACGTCATCGGCGGCGCGTTGTGGTACGCCGCGGCGTCACCGGGCCGCCATGATTTCTTCCGCTATGTGCAGTACATGGAAAACGAACTCGACAACTACGACATCGAGCTCTGGCTGGGCGTCGAGGCGACGTTGGAGAAGGTCCAAGCCGAGGAGCCTGACATTGTCATCGTCGCCGCCGGTGCCGAGCCCATCATTCCGGGCATCGTCAAACGCGCGACCCATCCCAACGTCGTGCTCGCCGAGCAGGTGTTGGCCGGTAAAGCGATTCTCCAAGGCGACGTCGTTGTGGTCGGCGGCGGCGCGGTAGGTGCGGAGACAGCTCTGCAAATCGCCCACCGCGACACGATCGATCCGGAAGTCGCGGCTTTTCTAATCGCCAACGAGGCCGAATCACTTGAGACCGTGCGCGACCTGCTCACCAAACCGCGCCGCAAAATCTATGTTTGCGACCTGCTGCCGAAGATCGCGCAGGATATGGGCAAAACCACGCGCTGGACGGTGCTGCAGGAGTTGCGGAACATGAGCGTCGAACTGCACACCAACAGTGAAGTCACCGCGATCGACGAGCAAGGCGTGAGCATCAAAACGCCGGATGGCGTCGAGCAAACGCTGGCTTGCGGTACCGTCGTGGTCGCCGTCGGGTACTTGCAACGTGACGACCTAGCCAAGGAACTCGAAACCGCCGGTTTGGACGTTGTGCTGATCGGCGATGCCAAGAAACCACGCAAGGTGGCCGAAGCCGTGCACGAGGGCTTCTTAACCGCGTTGAAAATCTAG
- a CDS encoding FHA domain-containing protein: MWKLMVRYGEAGEADFPLVGELVIGRTPDCQIWFDEPEVSRRHARLFLVDDAAYVEDFASANGVLRNGHRIVSSAELRPGDMLVIGGHKLLVTWSGDGPAPPPREQIDTTRSLVAEDFELLEKQQPQEEEPVDLAAPAPLEPSGEPDFPEQPEKATAKKGCFALVAGLAVFLCLLIIAVT, encoded by the coding sequence ATGTGGAAATTAATGGTCCGGTACGGTGAGGCGGGCGAAGCCGATTTTCCTCTAGTCGGGGAACTGGTCATCGGCCGCACGCCGGACTGTCAAATCTGGTTCGACGAACCCGAAGTGTCACGCCGCCATGCCCGCTTGTTTCTCGTGGATGACGCCGCTTACGTCGAAGACTTCGCAAGCGCCAACGGCGTGCTGCGCAACGGTCACCGCATCGTGAGCAGCGCGGAACTGCGTCCCGGCGACATGCTGGTTATCGGCGGTCACAAGCTGCTGGTCACGTGGTCCGGTGACGGCCCCGCGCCGCCGCCGCGCGAACAAATCGATACGACGCGAAGCCTGGTCGCCGAGGATTTCGAGCTTCTGGAGAAGCAACAGCCGCAAGAAGAAGAGCCGGTTGACCTCGCCGCCCCGGCACCGTTGGAACCGTCGGGGGAACCCGATTTCCCCGAACAGCCGGAGAAGGCAACGGCGAAAAAGGGATGCTTCGCGCTGGTGGCCGGCTTAGCGGTTTTTCTTTGTTTGCTTATCATCGCGGTGACGTAA
- a CDS encoding YncE family protein, with product MLHRFVFFFLLVFSLAFSIACGDMPEAIPAPHAIATVQPYGDGGKTFLFATNRYTDQVYRVDLSNFDVREVKVGNKPRNITASPDGRQVAVASEKDKSITLIDTLSLHARRVHTGREPRDVRYSPDGQWIAVANYKNESVSLIGSQSGEHYVVWVGGGPASVAFDETSRIVAVACFYEESIKVIGVASKQIVAQWNMYEIPGLDVFSEPQAVAFGPAGTPAGRTLFVGMRTDSYVTSDAYADSIATIPLWVADDELEIGHARGIRAGPNPRGFSFDHDGGRVIVINKSLTEGDESGYDVDTLSVLIRDTGETEPPPISGPGKAPTFPVEVGRPSLADYEPPPDQLERIRGKPRSALLESAWRELSRLVMERNPTAVAMHPEKDRIAVACRNGDTVIVVDLDSLQMSMFATEERPYALSFDPTGQYVIVAHETPLMPLSIIDTYDGDVRVLFDSLSMRDWVE from the coding sequence ATGTTGCACCGATTTGTGTTCTTCTTTCTATTGGTTTTCAGTTTAGCTTTTTCGATCGCCTGCGGCGACATGCCCGAGGCTATTCCCGCGCCCCACGCCATCGCGACGGTCCAGCCCTACGGCGACGGTGGCAAAACCTTCCTATTCGCCACCAACCGGTACACCGACCAGGTGTATCGCGTCGACTTATCCAACTTCGACGTGCGGGAAGTGAAGGTCGGCAACAAGCCGCGCAACATCACCGCCAGCCCCGACGGCAGGCAAGTCGCGGTGGCCAGCGAGAAAGACAAGAGCATCACGCTCATCGACACGCTCTCGCTGCACGCCCGCCGCGTGCACACCGGGCGGGAGCCGCGCGACGTACGCTATTCGCCCGACGGGCAATGGATCGCCGTGGCCAACTACAAAAACGAGAGCGTCAGCCTTATCGGGTCGCAGAGCGGCGAGCACTACGTGGTCTGGGTGGGCGGCGGTCCGGCCAGCGTGGCTTTCGACGAAACCTCGCGCATTGTTGCCGTGGCATGTTTCTACGAAGAGAGCATCAAGGTAATCGGCGTGGCGTCGAAACAGATCGTAGCCCAGTGGAACATGTACGAAATCCCCGGGCTGGACGTCTTCAGCGAACCGCAAGCCGTAGCCTTCGGCCCGGCGGGAACCCCGGCAGGGCGTACTCTTTTCGTGGGCATGCGCACCGATTCCTACGTCACCAGCGACGCTTATGCCGACTCGATTGCCACGATACCGTTGTGGGTGGCCGACGACGAACTCGAAATTGGCCACGCCCGAGGCATTCGGGCCGGGCCTAATCCGCGCGGCTTTTCCTTCGATCACGACGGCGGGCGGGTCATTGTCATCAACAAGTCCCTCACCGAGGGTGACGAATCCGGCTACGACGTGGATACCCTCAGTGTATTGATCCGGGACACCGGCGAAACCGAACCGCCGCCCATCAGCGGGCCGGGCAAGGCGCCGACCTTCCCGGTTGAAGTAGGCCGTCCGAGTCTGGCCGATTACGAACCGCCGCCCGACCAACTGGAGAGAATCCGCGGCAAGCCGCGATCGGCCCTGCTGGAATCGGCTTGGCGGGAGTTGTCGCGCTTGGTCATGGAGCGCAACCCGACGGCCGTGGCAATGCACCCGGAAAAAGACCGCATCGCTGTCGCCTGTCGTAACGGCGATACGGTCATCGTGGTCGACCTGGATTCGTTGCAGATGTCCATGTTCGCCACCGAGGAACGACCCTACGCGTTGTCGTTCGACCCCACCGGGCAATACGTGATCGTCGCGCACGAAACGCCACTGATGCCCTTGTCGATCATCGACACGTACGACGGCGACGTGCGCGTTTTGTTTGACAGCCTGTCCATGCGGGATTGGGTGGAGTAG
- a CDS encoding FHA domain-containing protein, producing MNEKKPKQFDDTTLQVDTHALKKRARDRRDEPPSCPYLLFITGKNRHKKVLLLATRTLIGRDPTCHIHVEDSFVSAQHLALVRTVQGVIAEDLASANGTHVNSSKLHGSRLLKSGDRLYFGNTELEFVVPEDC from the coding sequence ATGAATGAAAAAAAGCCGAAACAATTCGACGACACGACCCTCCAGGTGGATACACACGCGCTGAAAAAACGAGCCCGCGACCGGCGCGACGAGCCGCCGTCCTGCCCGTATTTGTTGTTCATCACCGGGAAGAACCGGCACAAGAAAGTTCTGCTGTTGGCGACACGCACCCTCATCGGACGCGACCCGACCTGCCACATACATGTCGAGGATTCCTTCGTCTCCGCTCAGCACCTGGCGCTGGTTCGCACCGTGCAGGGAGTGATCGCCGAAGACCTCGCCAGCGCCAACGGCACCCACGTCAACAGCAGCAAGCTGCATGGGTCGCGGCTGCTTAAATCAGGCGATCGCCTTTACTTCGGCAACACCGAATTGGAATTTGTTGTCCCGGAAGACTGTTGA
- a CDS encoding polysaccharide deacetylase family protein, with protein sequence MADQAAYPPLNQLLGHDENARLLILNADDAGMCHAVNTAVLDVLEAGLVKSTTVMVPAPWFIEMVHLLRERTEFHYGIHLTVTSEWDNLRWGPITDRDKVTSLLDEEGYFHHSEHVLFDHADPDEIAAEFRAQIERALALGLRPTHVDSHMGGYHWDERFFQSAKALAHEFGLTMRIGYAPRRDQLRAAGWIVPDRLVWDSYDVPINDREMYYKETFRRLSPGVTEVLIHPGRPGDELSAACGETAVHREFDWRFFTDPQTASFLESEGIVCIGYDQLQTLQQKQVGNAT encoded by the coding sequence ATGGCCGACCAGGCCGCGTACCCACCGCTCAATCAACTGCTGGGGCACGATGAAAACGCCCGCTTGTTGATTCTCAACGCGGACGACGCGGGGATGTGTCACGCGGTCAATACCGCTGTGCTCGATGTGCTGGAGGCGGGCTTGGTCAAAAGCACCACCGTCATGGTACCGGCCCCTTGGTTCATCGAGATGGTTCACTTGCTGCGCGAACGAACCGAGTTCCATTACGGCATTCACCTGACCGTCACCAGCGAGTGGGACAACCTGCGTTGGGGCCCGATTACCGATCGCGACAAGGTCACCTCGCTGCTGGATGAGGAAGGCTACTTCCACCATAGTGAACACGTCCTCTTCGACCACGCTGACCCCGATGAAATCGCCGCCGAATTCCGCGCTCAAATCGAACGCGCCCTGGCCCTGGGGCTGCGTCCCACGCATGTCGACTCCCATATGGGCGGCTACCATTGGGACGAACGCTTTTTTCAGAGCGCCAAGGCCCTGGCTCACGAATTCGGCCTGACCATGCGCATCGGGTACGCACCGCGTCGCGATCAACTGCGCGCCGCGGGCTGGATCGTGCCCGACCGCCTCGTCTGGGACAGCTACGACGTACCGATTAACGACCGCGAGATGTACTACAAAGAGACCTTCCGTCGACTTTCGCCCGGCGTCACCGAGGTACTCATCCACCCCGGGCGTCCCGGCGACGAACTAAGCGCGGCGTGCGGCGAGACGGCCGTGCACCGCGAGTTCGATTGGCGGTTTTTCACCGATCCGCAGACCGCATCGTTTCTTGAGAGCGAGGGCATTGTCTGCATCGGATATGACCAACTTCAAACGCTGCAACAAAAACAAGTAGGCAACGCGACATAG
- a CDS encoding DUF5989 family protein, which produces MADDLNKNNEPLGEEKYGLPEKPPGIVKEFFIFLRDYKLWWITPIVLVILLMSLFIFFTEGSAVLPFIYAVF; this is translated from the coding sequence ATGGCTGACGATCTAAACAAAAACAATGAACCGCTGGGCGAAGAAAAATACGGACTGCCGGAAAAACCGCCCGGCATCGTTAAAGAATTTTTCATCTTTTTGCGCGATTACAAGCTCTGGTGGATCACGCCCATCGTGCTGGTGATTTTGTTGATGAGCTTGTTCATCTTCTTCACCGAAGGCAGCGCGGTGCTGCCCTTTATCTACGCGGTGTTCTAA